In Alphaproteobacteria bacterium US3C007, one genomic interval encodes:
- a CDS encoding amino acid ABC transporter ATP-binding protein: MISIDKISKWYGNFQVLTKCSTTVEKGEVVVVCGPSGSGKSTLIKCVNGLEPVQDGTIKVENIEVTNKRTDLTTLRSRIGMVFQHFELYPHMSVRQNLCLAQEKVLKRSKDEANAKAEALIARVGLSEHIEKFPGELSGGQQQRVAISRALAMDPIAMLFDEPTSALDPEMINEVLDVMIELAQEGMTMMVVTHEMGFARKVADRVVFMDEGCIVEDRVTNDFFNNPDSDRAKDFLSKILHH; the protein is encoded by the coding sequence ATGATTTCGATCGATAAAATCTCAAAGTGGTATGGCAATTTCCAGGTCCTTACAAAGTGCAGCACAACGGTTGAGAAAGGTGAGGTTGTGGTTGTGTGCGGGCCGTCCGGATCGGGAAAATCGACCTTGATAAAATGCGTCAATGGCCTCGAACCCGTTCAAGACGGAACTATCAAAGTTGAGAACATTGAAGTCACTAACAAGCGCACCGATTTAACAACCCTTAGATCCCGGATTGGCATGGTCTTCCAGCATTTTGAACTTTATCCCCATATGTCAGTGCGTCAAAATTTATGCCTGGCACAAGAAAAAGTGCTCAAACGATCCAAAGATGAGGCCAATGCAAAGGCAGAAGCATTGATTGCCCGCGTCGGTTTGTCCGAACATATTGAAAAATTTCCCGGTGAGCTTTCTGGTGGACAGCAGCAGCGTGTTGCGATCAGCCGCGCATTGGCAATGGATCCCATTGCAATGCTGTTTGATGAGCCAACTTCAGCGCTTGATCCTGAAATGATCAATGAGGTGCTCGATGTCATGATCGAACTGGCGCAGGAAGGCATGACCATGATGGTCGTTACGCATGAAATGGGCTTTGCACGCAAGGTCGCAGATCGGGTGGTGTTCATGGATGAGGGATGTATTGTCGAAGATCGCGTGACCAACGATTTTTTCAACAACCCTGACAGCGATCGGGCCAAAGACTTCTTGTCTAAAATCTTACACCATTAA
- a CDS encoding ABC transporter permease subunit (The N-terminal region of this protein, as described by TIGR01726, is a three transmembrane segment that identifies a subfamily of ABC transporter permease subunits, which specificities that include histidine, arginine, glutamine, glutamate, L-cystine (sic), the opines (in Agrobacterium) octopine and nopaline, etc.), which produces MGDFDFSVIVDNLPFLWKGLQLSLWLTFLAVIGGMILGTVLALMRLSGILPLSLFAATYVNLIRSVPLILVIFWFYFLVPLAIGRPIGGFHSALIAFVMFEAAYYSEIIRAGIQSIRQGQIHAGQATGLNYWQIQRYIVLPQAFRNMIPILVTQGIILFQDTSLVFVVSLRDFMTVSSIVARTEGRLAEMYVFAALVYFIICFTGSLLVRRLQKAKFA; this is translated from the coding sequence ATGGGCGATTTCGACTTTTCAGTTATTGTGGATAACCTGCCATTTCTTTGGAAAGGGTTGCAATTGTCATTATGGCTAACCTTTCTTGCCGTCATTGGTGGTATGATCCTAGGCACTGTATTGGCTTTAATGCGCTTATCTGGAATATTGCCTTTATCGCTTTTCGCAGCCACTTACGTTAACCTGATCCGGTCAGTTCCACTTATTCTTGTAATTTTTTGGTTCTACTTTTTGGTCCCCTTGGCCATTGGACGGCCAATTGGGGGATTTCATTCTGCGCTGATCGCTTTTGTTATGTTCGAAGCGGCATATTATTCGGAAATTATCCGTGCAGGGATCCAATCTATCCGCCAAGGTCAAATTCATGCAGGTCAAGCCACTGGGCTGAACTATTGGCAAATCCAGCGTTATATCGTGCTTCCACAGGCGTTTCGCAATATGATACCAATCCTCGTGACTCAAGGTATCATTCTCTTCCAAGACACATCTCTGGTATTTGTTGTGTCTTTACGTGATTTCATGACGGTGTCTTCAATCGTCGCCCGCACAGAGGGGCGGCTTGCAGAGATGTATGTCTTTGCAGCCCTAGTCTATTTCATTATCTGCTTCACCGGATCTCTATTGGTCCGCCGGCTTCAAAAGGCAAAATTCGCATGA
- a CDS encoding amino acid ABC transporter permease produces the protein MDYNWNWSVLWDETYLGWLISGVQWTFAVALAAWVIALTIGIIVGVGRTLPSKPIAFICTTYVEIFRNVPLLVQMFLWYFVVPELVPQDIGRWMKRDMPNPEYVTAVVALGLYTASRIAEQVRAGIQAVGTGLTSAAYANGFSVSQTYRYVLLPISFRLIVPPMTSEFLTIFKNSSLALTIGLLELTAQSQQIAEYTFQGFEAFTAATVIYICIALTATLIAQLLERHAKIPGFVEKT, from the coding sequence ATGGATTATAACTGGAATTGGTCAGTTTTATGGGATGAAACCTATCTTGGCTGGCTTATATCAGGCGTACAATGGACGTTCGCGGTCGCATTGGCAGCTTGGGTTATCGCTCTGACAATAGGCATAATAGTCGGCGTGGGCCGTACGCTTCCGTCAAAGCCGATTGCATTCATTTGCACCACATATGTCGAAATTTTTCGAAATGTTCCTTTGCTCGTCCAAATGTTTTTATGGTATTTTGTCGTTCCAGAATTGGTGCCTCAGGACATTGGGCGCTGGATGAAAAGGGATATGCCCAACCCCGAATATGTGACCGCCGTCGTCGCGCTAGGGCTATATACTGCCAGCCGCATTGCAGAGCAGGTACGGGCCGGCATTCAGGCAGTTGGCACTGGTTTGACATCTGCCGCCTATGCGAACGGATTTTCTGTATCTCAAACCTATCGCTATGTGCTTTTGCCTATTTCCTTCAGACTTATCGTGCCCCCAATGACCTCTGAATTCCTAACAATCTTTAAAAATTCTTCGCTGGCATTGACCATCGGTTTGCTCGAATTGACAGCTCAATCGCAACAAATAGCGGAATATACATTCCAGGGCTTTGAAGCCTTCACAGCAGCAACCGTAATATATATTTGCATTGCCTTGACAGCAACGTTGATAGCGCAGTTGCTGGAACGCCACGCAAAAATCCCTGGCTTCGTAGAAAAGACATAG
- a CDS encoding amino acid ABC transporter substrate-binding protein produces the protein MKLKRMITIGVMGLGLATPVAAEDFTGTLAKVAESGVITIGHRESSVPFAYLDENQKPIGYSIDLCMKIVDKVAETVGKDLEIKYVPVNPKTRLALMANGTIDLECGSTTNKLSRQQQVEYLATTFVTGTKLLVRKDSGISSVADLGGKAVALAQGTTNELAVKAAVKELGLDVKVLPVRDHAEGMLSLETDRVDVYATDHILLFGLISKSKNPDDFEVVGDFLSFDPYGLMVRRNDSAFELVGKAALADVFRSGEIDAIYSKWFDPLGVPATPLLKASFTLNALPE, from the coding sequence ATGAAACTCAAGCGTATGATCACTATCGGTGTTATGGGGCTTGGCCTTGCGACACCTGTGGCGGCCGAAGATTTCACCGGCACGCTGGCCAAAGTGGCTGAAAGCGGCGTTATAACCATTGGCCATCGTGAAAGCTCAGTGCCTTTTGCCTATCTAGATGAAAACCAGAAGCCAATCGGATATTCGATCGACCTATGTATGAAAATCGTCGACAAAGTGGCCGAAACAGTTGGCAAAGATCTGGAGATAAAATATGTGCCGGTTAACCCAAAGACGCGCCTCGCTTTAATGGCGAACGGCACCATCGATTTAGAGTGTGGCTCCACAACGAACAAGCTGTCTCGGCAACAACAAGTTGAATACCTCGCCACGACATTTGTAACCGGGACGAAGTTGTTGGTGAGAAAAGACAGTGGCATCTCATCGGTTGCCGACCTTGGTGGCAAAGCCGTAGCCCTAGCTCAAGGCACGACCAACGAATTGGCTGTAAAAGCCGCGGTAAAAGAATTAGGGCTAGATGTTAAGGTACTGCCTGTCAGAGATCACGCAGAAGGTATGTTATCTTTAGAAACCGATAGAGTTGATGTCTATGCTACGGACCACATCCTTCTCTTTGGCTTAATTTCTAAATCGAAAAACCCGGATGATTTTGAAGTTGTTGGAGATTTCTTGTCTTTTGATCCATACGGTTTAATGGTGCGTCGGAACGATAGCGCCTTTGAATTGGTGGGCAAAGCTGCTCTTGCCGATGTTTTCCGCTCTGGTGAAATTGACGCGATTTATTCCAAATGGTTCGATCCGCTTGGTGTGCCGGCAACGCCGCTTCTGAAAGCCTCCTTTACTCTGAACGCGCTGCCAGAGTAA
- a CDS encoding sterol desaturase family protein yields the protein MFNDQNLDNIFLTFFSGVTIWSGFELGLLWFPANGYVSVLSVKENWIYFIVMLLLIHLWRDLHFYLVHRLIHFEPLYSLAHRIHHKNINPGPWSGLAMHPIEHIFYFSCAVLYLFFPFHPAFIIVTLVHAGLSPAPGHVGFDRIKLGKGESFDPDSYAHYLHHKYFECNYADGILPLDRWFGTFHDGSDEAQTRLKDRLKEKKLKNRFSR from the coding sequence TTGTTCAATGATCAAAACTTAGATAATATCTTTTTGACATTTTTCAGTGGTGTTACAATCTGGTCTGGTTTTGAACTTGGTCTGCTGTGGTTCCCCGCAAATGGCTATGTGTCAGTTCTTTCGGTGAAAGAAAACTGGATTTACTTTATCGTGATGCTTTTGCTCATTCACTTATGGCGGGATTTGCATTTCTATCTGGTGCATCGCCTGATACATTTTGAGCCGCTATACTCGCTGGCCCATCGGATACACCATAAAAATATAAACCCTGGGCCTTGGTCAGGATTGGCAATGCATCCGATTGAACATATTTTTTATTTTTCATGTGCCGTTTTGTATTTATTTTTTCCGTTCCACCCAGCCTTTATTATCGTGACACTTGTGCATGCCGGATTAAGCCCTGCGCCGGGCCATGTTGGCTTTGATCGTATTAAGTTAGGTAAGGGCGAAAGCTTTGACCCAGATAGCTACGCACATTATCTCCACCACAAATATTTCGAATGCAACTATGCTGATGGTATATTGCCGCTTGATCGTTGGTTTGGAACCTTTCACGACGGAAGCGATGAGGCACAAACCCGCCTGAAAGATCGCCTGAAAGAGAAAAAATTAAAAAACAGGTTTAGCCGCTAA
- a CDS encoding LacI family DNA-binding transcriptional regulator has product MNDKIKNMEDFASVCGISRPTLSKYFNAPESVRKSTRFKIEAALEKFDYRPNIYAINQNRRQTKNIGLVVPNLTDPFFAGIARTIEGLIIDAGYNPLLLSSHGGPQQEITNLESLRSIKPAGVLLAPLGRASDQRRVNEFTREVPTVLFDANLDEAGEAFFGSDNNQSIGLIVEYLCRTGEAPAFFEMKNPINPNAFKRRTAYLAAMEKLGREPELIQVDGEGWNFEEVGFLEGGKVISDGRLRTNTLLCSNDRLAIGLLSAAFEAGLRVGHADGCDLRVAGHDDHPFSRYTCPSLTTVSQDYAAIGQCSVDTIMKIIDSNEKSPEREVKLFEGRLIMRGSA; this is encoded by the coding sequence ATGAACGATAAAATAAAAAACATGGAAGACTTTGCATCCGTGTGCGGCATTTCTAGACCGACCTTATCAAAATATTTTAACGCGCCTGAAAGCGTGCGAAAATCAACACGGTTCAAAATTGAAGCGGCTTTAGAGAAATTTGACTATCGTCCGAATATCTACGCAATTAATCAGAACAGACGGCAAACAAAAAATATTGGATTGGTTGTGCCTAATTTGACCGATCCGTTCTTTGCAGGGATTGCGCGCACGATCGAAGGGCTGATTATTGATGCAGGCTATAATCCACTTCTTCTCAGCTCGCATGGTGGGCCGCAACAAGAAATCACCAATCTTGAAAGCTTGCGATCTATTAAACCGGCAGGCGTGCTACTAGCGCCGTTAGGACGAGCGTCTGATCAAAGGCGGGTAAATGAATTTACGCGCGAAGTGCCAACCGTATTATTTGATGCCAATCTTGACGAAGCAGGTGAAGCTTTTTTCGGCTCGGACAATAACCAAAGCATTGGTTTAATTGTTGAATACCTGTGTAGAACGGGTGAGGCTCCAGCGTTCTTTGAGATGAAAAACCCAATAAACCCCAACGCTTTTAAGCGACGTACGGCGTATCTTGCTGCGATGGAGAAGCTCGGTCGTGAGCCTGAATTAATACAGGTTGACGGTGAGGGCTGGAACTTTGAAGAAGTTGGTTTTTTAGAGGGAGGGAAAGTCATTTCAGATGGCCGCCTTCGAACAAATACACTTTTATGTTCGAATGATCGGCTGGCCATAGGCTTGCTGTCAGCGGCTTTTGAGGCGGGTCTTCGCGTGGGGCATGCTGACGGATGTGATTTGCGGGTGGCCGGCCATGATGATCACCCATTCTCACGATATACATGCCCTTCTTTGACAACTGTTTCACAGGATTATGCGGCAATAGGTCAATGCAGTGTTGATACGATTATGAAGATCATTGATTCGAATGAAAAAAGCCCAGAGCGTGAAGTGAAGCTCTTTGAAGGGCGTTTGATTATGCGCGGCTCAGCATAA
- a CDS encoding sugar ABC transporter substrate-binding protein, with product MMAGGAYAADSLTIAIVNNGHMINMQKVAEAYTAETGVSLNWVALEEGVLREQVTSDTATGGGQYDIINIGMQEAPIWGAAGWIEPLNFGADYDMDDILPAIRAGLSHEGTMYAAPFYGESSMVMYRKDLTDAAGVVVRDNDSWANIKGAAAAMHDPDNGVYGACLRGKPGWGDNMAFITTVVNSFGGAWFDADMRPTIDTAAWEEAINFYVDLLGNYGPPGSEGNSFNEILALYNEGKCGMWIDATIAASFLTADGVAYAQSPNAGNPVGANWLWAWAMAVPAGSPNADAAKAFIEWATSKDYVQAVGNHPDFGWGSVPTGQRASTYALSEFQAVAGFAAAEMAAIESAAPAATDLKPYVGVQFAAIPEFPEVGSAVAQEMAAALSGAKSVQDALAASQAAAEAIMSEAGYN from the coding sequence ATGATGGCTGGCGGGGCTTACGCTGCAGACTCACTGACAATCGCGATCGTGAACAACGGTCACATGATCAACATGCAAAAAGTTGCAGAAGCCTACACAGCGGAAACAGGCGTATCACTGAACTGGGTGGCGCTGGAGGAAGGCGTTCTGCGCGAGCAAGTGACATCAGATACCGCAACTGGTGGCGGTCAATACGACATCATTAATATCGGTATGCAAGAAGCACCAATCTGGGGTGCGGCGGGTTGGATTGAACCGCTCAACTTTGGCGCAGATTATGACATGGACGATATTTTGCCGGCGATCCGCGCGGGCTTGTCGCATGAGGGTACGATGTATGCAGCTCCATTCTATGGTGAATCTTCGATGGTCATGTATCGCAAAGATTTGACGGATGCCGCTGGTGTTGTGGTTCGTGATAACGATTCGTGGGCGAATATCAAAGGTGCAGCGGCCGCAATGCATGATCCCGACAATGGCGTCTACGGCGCCTGCCTGCGTGGTAAGCCAGGTTGGGGTGACAACATGGCCTTCATCACAACTGTTGTGAATTCATTCGGCGGTGCCTGGTTTGACGCAGATATGCGTCCAACAATCGATACAGCCGCTTGGGAAGAAGCGATCAACTTCTATGTAGATCTATTGGGGAATTATGGACCTCCTGGTTCAGAAGGAAATTCATTCAACGAAATCCTTGCACTTTATAACGAGGGCAAATGTGGCATGTGGATTGATGCGACAATCGCGGCCTCATTCTTAACAGCTGACGGTGTTGCATATGCACAATCACCAAACGCGGGTAACCCTGTTGGTGCAAACTGGCTATGGGCGTGGGCGATGGCAGTTCCAGCGGGATCACCCAATGCTGATGCTGCAAAAGCTTTCATCGAATGGGCAACGTCCAAAGACTATGTTCAGGCCGTAGGTAACCATCCAGATTTCGGTTGGGGATCTGTTCCAACAGGTCAACGGGCTTCAACTTATGCATTGTCAGAATTCCAAGCCGTTGCAGGTTTTGCAGCAGCGGAAATGGCGGCGATTGAATCCGCGGCGCCTGCGGCGACAGATCTGAAACCCTATGTTGGTGTTCAGTTTGCAGCAATTCCAGAATTCCCAGAAGTGGGCAGCGCGGTTGCGCAGGAAATGGCGGCAGCGTTATCAGGTGCGAAATCCGTGCAAGACGCGCTTGCAGCCTCACAAGCAGCAGCTGAAGCGATCATGTCAGAAGCGGGCTATAACTAA
- a CDS encoding sugar ABC transporter permease encodes MSDRSLPRLLQTPAVLLLLVWMLVPLSMTLYFSFIRYVLNSLRRPEWTKPAISNWRGFGNYEFVLNNKDFLLAIQNSLLIVCSIIILTVVLGVFIAVLINKSFPGQGIVRVLLISPFFVMPAVNAVLWINMILDPVLGLQGLAIEGLNQLIENLQNTPLLGNFFSLWPEFEPISFRATQTSAYAVIMMVTWQWTPFAVLIFMTSLQSEDIQQKEAAILDGAGAWSQFRFLTLPHLGRPIAIVVMIQAIFHLSLYAEIEIVSRGNGNKNLPYLIGEFANNNIGAASATGIIAVILANIVAIFLLRMLGKTLME; translated from the coding sequence ATGTCAGATCGAAGCCTTCCACGCCTACTCCAGACGCCCGCAGTGCTGCTCCTTCTCGTTTGGATGCTGGTACCGCTTTCTATGACGCTGTATTTTTCGTTCATTCGATATGTGTTGAACAGTTTGCGCCGCCCCGAATGGACAAAACCAGCGATCAGTAACTGGCGTGGATTTGGAAATTATGAATTTGTTTTGAATAACAAAGATTTCTTGTTGGCAATTCAGAACAGCCTTCTCATCGTATGCAGCATTATCATACTCACAGTGGTGCTGGGCGTGTTCATCGCAGTTTTGATCAACAAGTCATTTCCGGGCCAAGGTATCGTTCGGGTTCTTCTAATTTCGCCATTTTTCGTGATGCCGGCCGTGAATGCGGTTTTGTGGATTAACATGATCCTTGATCCTGTGCTCGGTTTGCAAGGGCTCGCCATAGAGGGCTTAAATCAGCTTATTGAAAATTTGCAAAATACACCTCTGCTGGGCAATTTCTTTTCACTTTGGCCTGAGTTTGAGCCGATTTCCTTCCGCGCAACGCAAACATCTGCCTATGCAGTAATTATGATGGTGACCTGGCAGTGGACCCCTTTCGCAGTGCTTATCTTTATGACGTCGCTGCAATCTGAGGACATACAGCAAAAGGAAGCCGCCATATTGGATGGTGCGGGTGCGTGGTCGCAATTTCGGTTTCTAACTTTGCCGCATCTGGGCCGGCCAATCGCAATTGTGGTGATGATTCAGGCGATTTTTCACTTATCTCTCTACGCTGAAATTGAGATTGTCAGCCGCGGGAATGGCAATAAAAACCTGCCTTATTTGATCGGTGAATTTGCGAATAACAACATCGGCGCTGCCAGCGCCACCGGCATTATTGCGGTTATTTTGGCCAATATCGTTGCGATCTTCCTGCTTCGGATGCTTGGCAAAACCTTGATGGAATGA
- a CDS encoding carbohydrate ABC transporter permease → MAIVAQTSKFVKFARPVLAWCVGLFFFFPIFWMVLTSFKTDADAVKPAFLLFFTPTLENYLNMTENYDYWRFAQNSAITAISATFFNLIVGIPAAYAMAFNPSKATKDVLMWMLSTKMLPAAAVLYPMIFLAKGLGLYDTHILVITVVSLINLPLAIWMLFTYFKEIPKDIIEAGQMDGVNTWGEIKEILVPLAWGGIVSTALLIFIFCWNEAYWTVRLTTIDAATLSKLIEGNRAPEGLFFGRLSAVSTAAVGPIVVLGWFCQKQLVKGLTFGAVK, encoded by the coding sequence ATGGCAATTGTTGCACAAACCTCAAAATTTGTAAAATTTGCGCGCCCTGTCTTAGCGTGGTGTGTCGGGCTTTTCTTCTTTTTCCCAATCTTTTGGATGGTTTTAACGAGCTTTAAAACCGATGCAGATGCGGTGAAGCCAGCGTTTTTACTGTTCTTCACGCCGACGCTAGAGAATTATCTAAATATGACGGAAAACTATGATTATTGGCGATTTGCTCAAAATTCGGCAATCACTGCGATTTCCGCTACGTTTTTTAATCTTATTGTCGGAATCCCTGCCGCCTATGCGATGGCGTTTAATCCAAGTAAGGCGACAAAAGATGTGTTGATGTGGATGCTATCAACAAAGATGTTACCTGCCGCGGCTGTTCTTTACCCGATGATTTTCTTGGCCAAAGGGCTGGGGCTTTATGACACGCATATTTTGGTTATCACCGTAGTCAGTTTGATCAACCTGCCCTTAGCGATCTGGATGCTGTTCACATATTTCAAAGAAATCCCTAAGGATATCATCGAAGCAGGCCAGATGGATGGTGTGAACACCTGGGGTGAAATTAAAGAGATATTGGTGCCGCTGGCTTGGGGAGGTATTGTCTCAACTGCTTTGTTGATTTTTATTTTTTGCTGGAATGAAGCCTATTGGACCGTCCGGCTGACAACGATCGATGCGGCTACGCTCTCAAAACTCATCGAAGGGAACCGCGCACCTGAAGGGTTATTCTTTGGCCGCTTGTCTGCAGTTTCAACTGCCGCGGTCGGACCGATCGTGGTGTTAGGGTGGTTTTGTCAAAAACAATTGGTCAAAGGATTGACCTTTGGCGCCGTGAAATAA
- a CDS encoding ABC transporter ATP-binding protein — protein sequence MGRIVLDKVTKSFGETQVIPPLNLTIEEGEFAVFVGPSGCGKSTLLRMIAGLEDLTSGELHIDGADMTAVSPSKRGLAMVFQSYALYPHMSVRKNIGFPLRMEGMSKAEIDEKVNAAAKSLNLLNYLDRKPAALSGGQRQRVAIGRAIVRNPKAFLFDEPLSNLDAALRVGMRLEISEMHKRMQNTMIYVTHDQVEAMTMADKIVVLQGGCIEQVGSPLELYKTPKNLFVAGFIGSPKMNFSQGEEASRRGAATIGIRPEHIDVLSEAGIWHGTVGVAEHLGSDTFLHVHDTGLADSITIRAPGDVNFKYGDKISLSPREDVIHKFDAQGQRIE from the coding sequence ATGGGAAGAATCGTATTAGATAAAGTCACCAAAAGCTTTGGTGAAACTCAGGTCATTCCACCATTGAACCTCACGATTGAAGAGGGTGAGTTTGCGGTTTTCGTGGGACCGTCAGGGTGCGGGAAATCTACGCTGTTGCGCATGATCGCAGGCTTGGAAGATCTTACTTCTGGTGAACTTCACATCGATGGCGCAGATATGACTGCGGTTTCGCCTTCTAAACGCGGTCTGGCGATGGTTTTCCAATCCTATGCTTTATATCCACATATGAGCGTTCGCAAGAATATTGGCTTTCCGCTTCGAATGGAAGGGATGAGCAAAGCCGAGATTGACGAGAAAGTGAATGCCGCCGCTAAATCGCTAAACCTGTTAAATTACCTCGATCGAAAACCCGCGGCATTGAGCGGCGGGCAGCGTCAACGGGTTGCCATCGGCCGTGCGATCGTGCGCAATCCCAAAGCGTTTCTGTTTGATGAGCCGCTATCGAACCTTGACGCTGCCTTACGGGTTGGAATGCGCCTTGAGATCAGTGAAATGCATAAGCGCATGCAAAATACAATGATTTACGTGACGCATGATCAGGTCGAAGCAATGACGATGGCGGATAAGATTGTTGTCTTGCAAGGGGGATGCATTGAGCAGGTTGGGTCCCCTCTCGAGCTGTACAAAACACCAAAGAATTTATTTGTCGCAGGATTCATTGGATCGCCAAAGATGAACTTTTCGCAAGGCGAGGAGGCGTCGAGGCGCGGGGCTGCCACAATTGGAATTCGTCCCGAACATATCGACGTTTTATCTGAAGCTGGTATTTGGCATGGCACCGTTGGCGTAGCTGAACATCTAGGATCGGACACGTTCTTACACGTGCATGATACAGGGCTGGCCGACTCGATCACCATTCGCGCGCCGGGCGACGTAAATTTCAAATATGGCGATAAAATCAGCCTTTCTCCACGTGAAGACGTTATCCATAAATTTGATGCGCAAGGACAGCGGATTGAATGA
- a CDS encoding mannitol dehydrogenase family protein, translating into MIKATLEKDLLKLSNTTLDKISGNVKKPLYDRARLKAGIVHIGLGNFHRAHQAWFLHQLMQAGEAMDWAIVGAGVREFDSKQRQKLLAQDFLTTLIELDPKGQSAEIIGSMIDYVPIAEGNADLIARMAQEDIRIVSLTVTEGGYYIDPLSSSLDAAHPDIQHDAKYPETPKTVFGAMIAALKLRREAGVGPFTGQSCDNLQGNGAILRRTVVSLAALSDPDLAVWIDQKCSFPNSMVDCIVPATGPLECELVRTLGIDDAVPVTHENFRQWVIEDDFCAGRPNWEKVSVTMSSDVHTFESMKIQILNAGHQILANLGEIIGLNTIDQCMQHDEISSFFEQVQRREIVPHVAAVPGMQPQDYVGLVASRFANPKIKDTVRRVAFDGAARHSGFLHPTIRAALSCDTAVAGLALVEAIWARMCYGIREDGSTIAANDPNWSFLSALAKRAKESPSLWLSDTNLYGDIAEDPRFHDAFCTKLTHIWKHGACSTIKDYCSSGF; encoded by the coding sequence ATGATAAAGGCGACGCTAGAAAAAGATTTGCTGAAACTTTCTAATACGACTTTGGATAAGATTTCCGGGAATGTGAAAAAGCCGCTTTATGATCGCGCGCGGCTGAAGGCCGGTATCGTGCATATTGGTTTGGGAAATTTTCACAGAGCGCATCAAGCGTGGTTTCTTCACCAATTGATGCAAGCGGGCGAGGCGATGGACTGGGCAATTGTCGGTGCCGGCGTGCGTGAGTTCGATTCCAAACAACGACAGAAACTACTCGCGCAGGATTTTTTGACAACTCTGATTGAGCTAGACCCAAAAGGTCAATCAGCTGAGATTATTGGTTCGATGATCGATTATGTGCCGATCGCAGAGGGAAATGCTGACTTAATTGCGCGTATGGCACAAGAAGATATTCGTATCGTGTCTTTAACCGTTACAGAGGGCGGATATTATATCGATCCGCTATCCTCTTCTTTAGATGCGGCGCATCCAGATATTCAGCATGATGCAAAATACCCAGAAACCCCCAAAACAGTATTTGGTGCGATGATAGCGGCCCTGAAGCTGCGTCGAGAGGCTGGTGTGGGCCCTTTTACCGGCCAAAGCTGTGATAATTTACAAGGCAATGGTGCTATATTGCGGCGCACTGTTGTTTCTTTGGCCGCCCTTTCTGACCCTGATTTGGCTGTCTGGATTGATCAGAAGTGTTCGTTTCCAAACTCAATGGTTGATTGTATCGTTCCAGCGACGGGGCCTTTGGAATGTGAGCTGGTTAGAACCCTTGGGATTGACGATGCGGTTCCCGTGACTCACGAAAATTTTCGCCAATGGGTGATAGAAGATGATTTTTGCGCAGGGCGTCCAAACTGGGAAAAAGTTTCAGTAACGATGTCATCTGATGTGCATACTTTTGAATCTATGAAAATCCAAATTTTGAATGCTGGCCATCAAATTTTGGCAAATCTGGGTGAGATAATAGGTCTGAATACCATAGATCAATGCATGCAACACGATGAAATATCTTCATTTTTTGAACAAGTGCAGCGCCGGGAAATTGTGCCCCACGTGGCGGCAGTTCCGGGCATGCAACCACAAGATTATGTTGGCCTTGTTGCCAGCCGCTTTGCTAACCCAAAAATTAAGGATACTGTCAGGCGCGTCGCTTTTGATGGCGCCGCGCGGCATAGCGGCTTTTTACACCCCACAATTCGGGCGGCATTGTCTTGTGATACTGCGGTTGCAGGGCTTGCTCTGGTTGAGGCAATTTGGGCAAGAATGTGCTATGGGATACGTGAAGATGGTTCGACCATAGCCGCCAATGATCCGAATTGGAGCTTTTTAAGCGCATTGGCAAAGCGCGCAAAAGAAAGCCCAAGCCTATGGTTGAGTGATACAAATTTATACGGTGATATTGCCGAAGACCCACGTTTTCACGATGCGTTTTGCACGAAGCTTACGCATATCTGGAAGCATGGCGCTTGCTCAACCATAAAGGATTATTGCTCCAGCGGCTTTTAA